The following are encoded in a window of Halorarum salinum genomic DNA:
- a CDS encoding sodium:calcium antiporter, producing MVTPLTVIQFVGGLAAVIYFAEKLVDGTVGTARGFGLSAFLVSVVFVGFDPENLFVGTSGTYEGVAGIALGAIVGAAMVAIALAFGITALLAPMEFEEAPTRILVVQVLAVLLFGGVALDGRLSRLDGGVLLLGYVVAVGYLLWLGERGVDVLPGEEPESEPDGDPQRRWKAVGLFAVSLVAIVAGSELLVASSETIIETLGVTDTFFGLIVLAALVSIEELARELPAALRGRPEITFGNVVGSVMAFFLFNAGVIALVDPVPVPSQVLGFYLPIAIVTVLLVSGFMLRKRVRRRAGGVLVLLYLVFAVGGYAIASGFVPR from the coding sequence ATGGTCACCCCTCTCACCGTCATCCAGTTCGTCGGCGGGCTTGCGGCGGTAATCTACTTCGCGGAAAAGCTGGTCGATGGAACGGTCGGCACCGCGCGGGGGTTCGGCCTGTCGGCGTTTCTCGTCAGCGTCGTCTTCGTCGGCTTCGACCCGGAGAACCTGTTCGTCGGGACGAGCGGAACCTACGAGGGCGTTGCGGGCATCGCGCTCGGTGCGATCGTGGGTGCAGCCATGGTGGCGATCGCGCTCGCGTTCGGCATCACGGCGCTCCTCGCACCGATGGAGTTCGAGGAAGCCCCGACGCGAATCCTGGTCGTCCAGGTGCTTGCAGTCCTACTGTTCGGCGGGGTAGCTCTCGACGGACGATTGTCGCGACTCGACGGCGGCGTCCTCCTTCTGGGGTACGTCGTGGCGGTCGGCTATCTGCTGTGGCTCGGCGAGCGGGGCGTCGATGTACTCCCGGGAGAGGAACCCGAGTCCGAACCGGACGGCGATCCGCAGCGCCGGTGGAAAGCGGTCGGCCTGTTCGCCGTCTCGTTGGTCGCGATCGTCGCGGGCAGCGAGCTCCTGGTCGCGAGTTCCGAAACGATCATCGAGACGCTCGGGGTGACCGACACGTTCTTCGGACTCATCGTCCTGGCGGCGCTGGTCAGCATCGAGGAACTCGCCCGGGAACTGCCCGCCGCGCTGCGGGGTCGGCCGGAGATTACCTTCGGGAACGTCGTCGGTTCGGTCATGGCGTTCTTCCTGTTCAACGCCGGCGTCATCGCCCTGGTCGATCCGGTTCCGGTCCCGAGCCAGGTGCTGGGATTCTACCTGCCGATCGCGATCGTCACCGTCCTTCTCGTCTCCGGGTTCATGCTCCGAAAACGGGTTCGCCGCCGGGCCGGCGGCGTCCTGGTGCTACTCTACCTCGTGTTCGCCGTCGGCGGGTACGCGATCGCGAGCGGGTTCGTACCGAGGTAG
- a CDS encoding arsenate-mycothiol transferase ArsC, whose amino-acid sequence MTRVAFVCVGNAGRSQMATAFAERERDERGLDVDVVTGGTDPAERVHDSVVEVMGEEGIDVSDRKPRQITPEDVEDVDYVVTMGCSVDQFRPEGWTGESERWDLEHPGGDGLDAVRRQRDEIARRVSDFFDDLEADGGRSSER is encoded by the coding sequence ATGACACGCGTGGCCTTCGTGTGCGTCGGAAACGCCGGACGGAGCCAGATGGCGACCGCGTTCGCGGAGCGGGAGCGCGACGAGCGCGGCCTCGACGTCGACGTCGTCACCGGCGGGACGGACCCTGCCGAGCGCGTCCACGACTCCGTCGTCGAGGTGATGGGAGAGGAGGGGATCGACGTCAGCGACCGGAAACCCCGGCAGATCACGCCCGAAGACGTCGAGGACGTCGACTACGTCGTGACGATGGGCTGTTCGGTCGACCAGTTCCGGCCCGAGGGCTGGACCGGTGAGAGCGAGCGGTGGGACCTGGAACACCCGGGCGGGGACGGTCTCGACGCGGTTCGCCGACAACGGGACGAAATCGCACGGCGCGTCTCCGACTTCTTCGACGATCTCGAAGCGGACGGAGGGCGTTCCTCCGAGCGATGA
- a CDS encoding aryl-sulfate sulfotransferase: MTGRSGRSSRGRDVLAVALLVGLLALAPAVGAVGAVGAGAAGGGTAGGSVNGVAGYGAAGTAQGLNPCVGTIREEPSSTTLISIQGARGGDKTPAVLLGVRPNGSVVGVHDEAAAGRWWAYDVDPLPNGDLLMATTEPGISVLERVDPATGEHVAVDRLRNVEDAHDVDYLGDGEYVTVDKGDERNRVVVYNRTEGEIVWEWRFDEHTDRFPRDGGGPYGDDWTHVNDVDEIEDGVFMVSVRNFDQTIAIDRETKEVVWTLGADDDYEVMNEQHNPDYLEGENGTGTVLIADSLNDRVVEYAREDGGWERTWVLEGGDLDEPRDADRLPNGNTLVTDRRGQRILEVTPRGEVVWEFYAPWQPYDAERVGTDPGSEGPTMRRIGAEGTHQMRGSAGYDVERIEACSAFITGWDGGSRLVPDDELWGSAGDGSGTDGPDGPGGDAGTDRTYTTVPPGSAGRSIGRISPAVGAVVGVAVVALVGGFVVWWRR; the protein is encoded by the coding sequence ATGACGGGACGGTCGGGGCGGTCGAGCCGCGGGCGGGACGTCCTCGCGGTGGCGCTCCTCGTCGGCCTGCTCGCGCTCGCGCCGGCGGTCGGCGCCGTCGGCGCCGTCGGCGCCGGCGCGGCGGGCGGCGGCACGGCCGGCGGAAGCGTGAACGGCGTCGCCGGGTACGGCGCCGCCGGGACGGCGCAGGGTCTCAACCCCTGCGTCGGAACGATCCGCGAGGAGCCGTCGAGCACGACGCTGATCTCCATCCAGGGCGCCCGCGGCGGGGACAAGACGCCCGCGGTCCTGCTCGGCGTCCGTCCGAACGGCTCGGTCGTCGGCGTCCACGACGAGGCCGCGGCCGGTCGGTGGTGGGCCTACGACGTCGACCCGCTGCCGAACGGCGACCTCCTGATGGCGACGACCGAGCCGGGCATCTCGGTCCTCGAACGGGTCGACCCGGCGACCGGCGAGCACGTCGCCGTCGACCGCCTGCGGAACGTCGAGGACGCCCACGACGTCGACTACCTGGGCGACGGCGAGTACGTCACCGTCGACAAGGGCGATGAGCGCAACCGCGTCGTCGTCTACAACCGCACCGAGGGCGAGATCGTCTGGGAGTGGCGGTTCGACGAGCACACGGACCGCTTCCCGCGGGACGGCGGCGGACCCTACGGCGACGACTGGACCCACGTCAACGACGTGGACGAGATCGAGGACGGCGTGTTCATGGTCTCGGTCCGCAACTTCGACCAGACGATCGCCATCGACCGCGAGACGAAGGAGGTCGTCTGGACGCTCGGCGCGGACGACGACTACGAGGTCATGAACGAGCAGCACAACCCCGACTACCTCGAGGGTGAGAACGGCACCGGAACGGTGCTGATCGCCGACAGCCTCAACGACCGGGTCGTCGAGTACGCCCGCGAGGACGGCGGGTGGGAGCGGACGTGGGTGCTCGAGGGCGGCGACCTCGACGAGCCGCGGGACGCCGACCGCCTGCCGAACGGCAACACGCTCGTGACCGACCGCCGGGGCCAGCGCATCCTCGAGGTCACGCCGCGCGGGGAGGTCGTCTGGGAGTTCTACGCGCCGTGGCAGCCGTACGACGCCGAGCGCGTCGGCACCGACCCCGGCTCCGAGGGGCCCACGATGCGCCGGATCGGCGCGGAGGGAACCCATCAGATGCGGGGCAGCGCCGGCTACGACGTCGAGCGCATCGAAGCCTGCTCCGCGTTCATCACCGGCTGGGATGGCGGGAGCCGGCTCGTCCCCGACGACGAACTGTGGGGGAGTGCCGGAGACGGGTCGGGAACTGACGGGCCCGATGGCCCCGGCGGGGACGCCGGAACCGACCGCACGTACACGACCGTCCCGCCGGGCAGCGCCGGCCGGTCGATCGGTCGGATCTCGCCCGCCGTCGGGGCCGTCGTCGGAGTCGCGGTCGTCGCGCTCGTCGGCGGGTTCGTCGTCTGGTGGCGACGCTGA
- a CDS encoding threonine synthase, translating into MRTTEAFVGLRCVDCDALHDPETTTHRCPDCGGILDPEYDLDRVDLTREDLDSRRFDSMWRYEELLPFPREAAVSLGEGATPLVECPTLAERMGVGAVYLKDEGRNPTGTFKDRGQTAAMTAASEHGADEVALNSAGNAGQSAAAYAARAGMDAHVFLPDRAGFAQKAMTEVHGGDLRVAKGEITDAGAAYAEATAEGDVEGWYSTKTFVTPYRHDGKKTMAHETIEQLDWEAPDAVVYPTGGGVGLVGMHKAAKEFDELGLSEGLPGMYAAQAEGCAPVVRAWEEGAEVHEAWTGITTACNGIAVPDPGASPLILDALEESDGGAVATSDRAILDAAIEVARTEGLEVGATPAAAVSGAFELAERGEFGPDDTVVLLSTGAANKDVDTLRAHLGEREARGE; encoded by the coding sequence ATGCGAACCACCGAGGCGTTCGTCGGCCTCCGCTGTGTCGACTGCGACGCGCTCCACGACCCCGAGACGACGACCCACCGCTGTCCCGACTGCGGGGGGATCCTCGACCCCGAGTACGACCTCGACCGGGTCGACCTCACGCGCGAGGACCTCGACTCCCGCCGCTTCGACTCGATGTGGCGCTACGAGGAACTGCTGCCGTTCCCGCGCGAGGCGGCCGTCTCGCTCGGCGAGGGCGCGACGCCGCTCGTCGAGTGTCCGACGCTCGCCGAGCGGATGGGCGTCGGCGCGGTGTACCTCAAGGACGAGGGCCGGAACCCGACGGGCACGTTCAAGGACCGCGGGCAGACGGCCGCGATGACGGCCGCGAGCGAGCACGGCGCCGACGAGGTGGCGCTCAACAGCGCGGGCAACGCCGGCCAGTCCGCGGCCGCCTACGCCGCCCGCGCCGGGATGGACGCCCACGTGTTCCTCCCGGACCGCGCGGGATTCGCCCAGAAGGCGATGACCGAGGTCCACGGCGGCGACCTCCGCGTCGCGAAGGGGGAGATCACCGACGCGGGCGCCGCGTACGCCGAGGCGACGGCCGAGGGCGACGTGGAGGGCTGGTACTCCACGAAGACGTTCGTCACGCCGTACCGCCACGACGGGAAGAAGACGATGGCCCACGAGACGATCGAGCAGCTCGACTGGGAGGCGCCCGACGCGGTCGTCTACCCGACCGGGGGCGGCGTCGGCCTCGTCGGCATGCACAAGGCCGCGAAGGAGTTCGACGAACTCGGCCTCTCGGAGGGGCTGCCGGGGATGTACGCCGCCCAGGCCGAGGGCTGCGCGCCGGTCGTCCGCGCGTGGGAGGAGGGCGCCGAGGTCCACGAGGCGTGGACCGGGATCACGACCGCCTGCAACGGCATCGCCGTCCCGGACCCGGGCGCCTCGCCGCTGATCCTCGACGCGCTGGAGGAGAGCGACGGCGGCGCGGTGGCGACGAGCGACCGGGCCATCCTCGACGCAGCGATCGAGGTCGCCCGAACCGAGGGGCTGGAGGTCGGCGCCACCCCCGCGGCCGCGGTCTCGGGCGCGTTCGAACTGGCCGAGCGGGGCGAGTTCGGCCCGGACGACACGGTCGTCCTGCTCAGCACGGGCGCGGCTAACAAGGACGTGGACACCCTGCGGGCGCACCTCGGCGAGCGCGAGGCGCGCGGGGAGTGA
- a CDS encoding IclR family transcriptional regulator, protein MNARPTDGTVKSDETLFEILGALRERDGGRVTTVAEEVGVSKSTVHRHFATLRKHGFVVKDGSTYELSLKFLDVGGYVREQNPLYKRIKPTVRTIAEETGEFVSFLVEQEGRGVYLYSERGSEGVQNDVRIGRHVLLHQSAAGKAILASLDPDRVPRIVAEHGLPPRTPETVTDEAELYEELETVRDRGYAYARGDHTKGLWGVGVPVHNPDGDVAGGLIVAGPTHRMRGDWFEDELPEYLKGVVKEFELNMSYS, encoded by the coding sequence ATGAACGCGAGGCCGACGGACGGGACGGTGAAATCGGACGAGACGCTCTTCGAGATACTCGGCGCGCTCCGGGAACGCGACGGCGGGCGGGTGACGACCGTCGCCGAGGAGGTCGGGGTCTCGAAGAGCACCGTCCACCGCCACTTCGCGACGCTCCGGAAGCACGGGTTCGTCGTCAAGGACGGGTCGACGTACGAACTCAGCCTGAAGTTCCTCGACGTCGGCGGCTACGTCCGCGAACAGAACCCGCTGTACAAGCGGATCAAGCCGACGGTCCGGACCATCGCCGAGGAGACCGGCGAGTTCGTGTCGTTCCTCGTCGAGCAGGAGGGGCGGGGCGTCTACCTCTACAGCGAGCGGGGCAGCGAGGGCGTCCAGAACGACGTCCGGATCGGCCGGCACGTCCTGCTCCACCAGTCGGCGGCCGGGAAGGCGATCCTCGCGTCCCTGGACCCCGACCGCGTCCCGCGGATCGTCGCCGAGCACGGCCTCCCGCCCCGGACGCCCGAGACGGTCACGGACGAGGCGGAGCTGTACGAGGAACTGGAGACGGTCCGCGACAGGGGGTACGCCTACGCCCGCGGCGACCACACGAAGGGGCTCTGGGGAGTCGGCGTCCCGGTCCACAACCCTGACGGCGACGTCGCCGGCGGCCTGATCGTCGCGGGGCCCACCCACCGGATGCGGGGCGACTGGTTCGAGGACGAACTCCCGGAGTACCTCAAGGGCGTCGTGAAGGAGTTCGAACTGAACATGTCCTACTCGTAG
- a CDS encoding MFS transporter — protein MATEDEPIGVFEPFRRFVSLERDVLVLSAAMFAFSLGFQMTNRFLPEYMVALGASGFVVGLFGTFGNVISAVYPYPGGAVSDRIGSRYALTLFGLLSTLGFGFWLVAPGIGAFSVAGVTIEPWIWIFVGLVLAQAWKSFGLGATFAVVKQATDPSRLAEGFASTETFRRTAFLIGPVLAAVLIGLHPQFTVSFQYVLGVAVVFGVLGTVVQHVLYDADSDAVGGSFEGIERIVRDLRDMPEELRPLLIGDTLVRFANGMVHVFFVLVVTQFFEVGLETTVSLGGLSYAVDLPPAAFFGYLLGVEMFVALLVMAPAAKVAERVGLKPVVAFGFAVYAVFPLVLINVPELASPYVTTTAAMVPVFAFSGLRFAGLPTHKALIVGPAERGAGGRVTGTYYLLRNTVVIPSAALGGYLWDFVSPELAFTVAAVVGLVGTGYFLLFGKEFEAYR, from the coding sequence ATGGCGACCGAGGACGAGCCGATCGGCGTGTTCGAACCGTTTCGGCGGTTCGTCTCGCTCGAACGCGACGTGCTGGTCCTCTCGGCGGCCATGTTCGCGTTCAGCCTCGGCTTCCAGATGACGAACCGCTTCCTTCCGGAGTACATGGTGGCCCTGGGTGCGTCGGGCTTCGTCGTGGGGCTGTTCGGCACGTTCGGGAACGTCATCTCAGCCGTCTACCCGTACCCGGGCGGGGCGGTTTCGGACCGCATCGGCTCGCGATACGCGCTGACGCTGTTCGGCCTCCTGTCGACGCTCGGGTTCGGCTTCTGGCTCGTCGCGCCCGGGATCGGCGCGTTCTCGGTCGCCGGCGTCACGATCGAACCCTGGATCTGGATCTTCGTCGGCCTGGTCCTCGCCCAGGCCTGGAAGTCCTTCGGGCTGGGGGCGACCTTCGCGGTCGTCAAACAGGCGACCGACCCGTCACGGCTCGCCGAGGGGTTCGCGAGCACGGAGACGTTCCGCCGGACCGCGTTCCTGATCGGCCCGGTGCTGGCGGCCGTCCTGATCGGGCTCCATCCGCAGTTCACGGTGAGTTTCCAGTACGTGCTCGGGGTCGCGGTCGTCTTCGGCGTCCTCGGGACGGTCGTCCAGCACGTCCTCTACGACGCCGATTCGGACGCGGTCGGCGGTTCGTTCGAGGGGATCGAGCGGATCGTGCGGGACCTTCGGGACATGCCCGAGGAACTGAGACCGCTGCTGATCGGCGACACGCTCGTCCGGTTCGCCAACGGGATGGTCCACGTGTTCTTCGTGCTGGTGGTCACCCAGTTCTTCGAGGTCGGGCTCGAAACCACCGTTTCACTGGGCGGCCTCTCGTACGCGGTTGACCTCCCGCCGGCGGCCTTCTTCGGCTACCTGCTGGGCGTCGAGATGTTCGTCGCGTTGCTCGTGATGGCGCCGGCGGCGAAAGTCGCGGAACGCGTCGGGCTGAAACCGGTCGTCGCGTTCGGGTTCGCGGTCTACGCGGTCTTCCCGCTGGTCCTGATCAACGTCCCGGAACTCGCGTCGCCGTACGTCACCACGACTGCGGCGATGGTTCCGGTGTTCGCGTTCTCCGGGTTGCGGTTCGCGGGCCTGCCCACGCACAAGGCACTGATCGTCGGGCCCGCGGAGCGGGGCGCCGGCGGGCGGGTCACCGGCACGTACTACCTGCTCCGGAACACGGTCGTCATCCCCAGCGCCGCGCTCGGCGGCTACCTCTGGGACTTCGTCAGCCCCGAACTCGCGTTCACCGTGGCGGCCGTCGTCGGACTCGTCGGCACCGGCTACTTCCTCCTGTTCGGCAAGGAGTTCGAGGCCTACAGGTGA
- a CDS encoding PQQ-dependent sugar dehydrogenase translates to MSRRWSRRRALAALGGAALAGCSQPGGAPIEGSPGSSSPESPAGATTVPEPDVTFTPEEGWEAPDDAPTADVEANVLVENLEIPWDVSVAPNGDLFLTERVGRVTRFSAGDLESVLAPADAIDAGSVPPGHEDRPWWVDGGEGGTLGVAVHPNYPDAELLFVYYTADVGGVAGVGGDVRNRVSRFDLSADDPGAAETVLIDEIPASNIHNGGRLTFGPRGFLWVTVGDAGEESLAADPSSLAGSVLRVTVRGEPAPDNPDVEGGDPRVFTSGHRNPQGTAWLPEGTPIASEHGPSAKDEINRLEPGADYGWPDVRSREEYGDASADVHRPLASSGGTTWAPTGCRFYTGDGVPSWRNRLLVGGLNSQQLLVATLTPPDAEPPPVGDGRRFDADWLDDAYTVTAHARLGDELGRVRHVEQGPDGALYAITSNRDGRAREPFPRERDDVLVRLEASA, encoded by the coding sequence ATGTCACGACGCTGGTCCCGACGACGAGCCCTCGCGGCCCTGGGGGGAGCCGCCCTCGCCGGCTGTAGCCAGCCGGGAGGCGCTCCGATCGAGGGGTCCCCCGGCAGCTCCTCCCCCGAGTCGCCCGCCGGGGCGACGACGGTCCCCGAACCGGACGTCACCTTCACGCCCGAGGAGGGCTGGGAGGCGCCCGACGACGCCCCGACGGCCGACGTCGAGGCGAACGTGCTGGTCGAGAACCTCGAGATCCCCTGGGACGTCTCGGTCGCGCCGAACGGCGACCTGTTCCTCACCGAGCGCGTCGGACGGGTCACGCGCTTTTCGGCCGGCGACCTCGAGTCCGTGCTCGCGCCGGCGGACGCCATCGACGCGGGCTCGGTGCCGCCGGGCCACGAGGACCGCCCCTGGTGGGTCGACGGCGGCGAGGGCGGCACCCTCGGCGTGGCGGTCCACCCGAACTACCCGGACGCGGAGCTGCTGTTCGTCTACTACACCGCCGACGTCGGCGGCGTGGCGGGCGTCGGCGGCGACGTGCGGAACCGCGTCTCGCGGTTCGACCTGTCGGCCGACGACCCGGGGGCGGCCGAGACGGTCCTGATCGACGAGATCCCCGCCTCGAACATCCACAACGGCGGCCGCCTCACGTTCGGGCCGCGGGGGTTCCTCTGGGTCACCGTCGGCGACGCCGGCGAGGAGTCGCTCGCGGCGGACCCGTCGAGCCTGGCGGGCTCGGTCCTCCGCGTCACCGTCCGGGGCGAACCGGCCCCGGACAACCCCGACGTCGAGGGCGGCGACCCGCGGGTGTTCACCTCCGGCCACCGGAACCCGCAGGGGACCGCCTGGCTCCCGGAGGGGACCCCGATCGCGTCCGAACACGGGCCGTCCGCGAAGGACGAGATAAACCGCCTCGAACCCGGCGCCGACTACGGCTGGCCGGACGTTCGCTCCCGTGAGGAGTACGGGGACGCGTCCGCGGACGTCCACCGGCCGCTCGCGAGCAGCGGCGGGACGACGTGGGCGCCCACCGGCTGCCGGTTCTACACCGGCGACGGGGTTCCGTCCTGGCGGAACCGGCTGCTGGTCGGCGGCCTCAACAGCCAGCAACTGCTCGTCGCGACGCTCACCCCGCCCGACGCGGAGCCGCCGCCGGTCGGGGACGGCCGCCGCTTCGACGCCGACTGGCTCGACGACGCGTACACGGTCACCGCGCACGCGCGACTCGGGGACGAACTCGGCCGGGTTCGTCACGTCGAGCAGGGCCCCGACGGTGCGCTGTACGCCATCACCTCGAACAGGGACGGCCGCGCCCGGGAGCCGTTCCCCCGCGAGCGCGACGACGTGCTCGTCAGGCTGGAGGCGTCCGCATGA
- a CDS encoding HalOD1 output domain-containing protein, with translation MNHPPAATRRDTEPPSATVIENVAVHKGTDALLLDPPLYDVLDPDALDALFRDVDGARRTGEVSFEYCGCHVTVGSDGRVLVEDADDDERGSPSE, from the coding sequence GTGAATCACCCTCCAGCAGCGACCCGGCGGGACACGGAACCTCCGAGCGCGACGGTGATCGAGAACGTGGCGGTCCACAAAGGAACGGATGCACTTCTGCTCGATCCGCCACTGTACGACGTCCTCGACCCGGACGCGCTCGATGCCCTCTTTCGAGACGTGGACGGAGCACGACGAACGGGGGAGGTCTCCTTCGAATACTGCGGCTGTCACGTGACCGTCGGGAGTGACGGTCGCGTCCTCGTCGAAGACGCGGACGACGACGAGCGCGGGTCACCGTCGGAGTGA
- a CDS encoding DUF5787 family protein produces the protein MEFGFELALCAHLERAEEWVLARQLGAAVVSPGARVMDVVAIEPGPGFADRARITDRAIPNAAVEADVGVGEARYWRDAFDGHPDRARERVDAAVESGFLARERRGGREYVRQTARYPDDWVGKLVGIENKPDLGSPGELERQLRFDVSLGLFDEVVLATASHVTRAHLNRIPEAVGVWRFDPDSGPTSAHDRDSDADPGGRTVLREPTPLRPDAPGIEVLDERPLRTDVAVVPPDEKAKGRRRVAERAYGKGWRTYDLPDCARCRATADGRPGCGHFDRVVDPAVACGSDCPGFEAGDAPSVDADALRDANTPWERDPAGTARRQSGLGRFLE, from the coding sequence ATGGAGTTCGGCTTCGAACTGGCGCTGTGTGCCCACCTCGAGCGAGCGGAGGAGTGGGTGCTCGCCCGCCAGCTCGGGGCCGCCGTCGTCTCGCCCGGCGCCCGGGTGATGGACGTCGTCGCGATCGAACCCGGCCCCGGGTTCGCGGACAGGGCGCGCATCACCGACCGGGCCATCCCCAACGCCGCCGTCGAGGCCGACGTCGGCGTGGGCGAGGCGCGCTACTGGCGCGACGCCTTCGACGGCCACCCCGACCGCGCGCGCGAGCGCGTCGACGCGGCCGTCGAGTCCGGCTTCCTCGCGCGCGAACGACGCGGCGGCCGGGAGTACGTCCGGCAGACGGCCCGCTACCCGGACGACTGGGTCGGGAAGCTCGTCGGGATCGAGAACAAACCCGACCTCGGGAGCCCGGGCGAACTCGAACGCCAGCTCCGGTTCGACGTCTCGCTCGGCCTGTTCGACGAGGTGGTGCTGGCGACCGCGAGCCACGTCACCCGCGCCCACCTGAACCGGATCCCGGAGGCGGTCGGCGTCTGGCGGTTCGACCCCGACTCCGGTCCGACGTCGGCACACGACCGCGATTCCGACGCGGACCCGGGCGGGCGGACCGTCCTCCGCGAGCCGACGCCGCTCCGGCCCGACGCCCCGGGGATCGAGGTCCTCGACGAGCGCCCGCTCCGGACCGACGTCGCGGTCGTTCCCCCCGACGAGAAGGCGAAGGGACGCCGCCGGGTCGCCGAGCGCGCCTACGGCAAGGGCTGGCGGACCTACGACCTCCCGGACTGCGCGCGCTGTCGGGCGACGGCGGACGGCCGTCCCGGGTGCGGGCACTTCGACCGCGTCGTCGACCCGGCCGTGGCGTGCGGGTCGGACTGTCCCGGGTTCGAGGCCGGCGACGCGCCGTCGGTGGACGCCGACGCGCTCCGGGACGCGAACACGCCCTGGGAGCGCGACCCGGCCGGGACCGCCCGACGACAGAGCGGGCTGGGTCGCTTTCTGGAGTAG
- a CDS encoding MBL fold metallo-hydrolase, whose translation MRVTLLGTGDTTGTPTVGCDCDTCRAARERGVERSRFSVHVENERTGESLLVDFSPDFRRQFLDSGVPLPDAGVVTHVHFDHLDGLGNAYRVFDELPVHAADETDPATGESVADTIRSKYDYLDRVTVHDATPHGAARICGLDVTLVPVDHPPLVCYGLAIEDPVTGAKLSLSGDTSYDVPPASREALAEPDLLLADGIVPASLCERHPLGGTDRGPDGVPRTFGTKHMTREGALALADDLDAGEVRVVHAAHFYPPAEAFEDPLAVDGEVYEL comes from the coding sequence ATGCGCGTCACGCTGCTCGGCACGGGCGACACGACCGGCACGCCGACCGTCGGGTGCGACTGCGACACCTGCCGGGCGGCCCGCGAGCGCGGCGTGGAGCGCTCGCGCTTCTCCGTCCACGTCGAGAACGAGCGGACCGGCGAGTCGCTCCTCGTCGACTTCTCGCCCGACTTCCGCCGGCAGTTCCTCGACTCGGGCGTCCCGCTCCCCGACGCCGGAGTCGTCACCCACGTCCACTTCGACCACCTCGACGGCCTCGGCAACGCCTACCGCGTCTTCGACGAGTTACCCGTCCACGCGGCCGACGAGACCGACCCCGCGACCGGGGAGTCGGTCGCGGACACGATCCGCTCGAAGTACGACTACCTCGACCGCGTGACCGTCCACGACGCCACGCCCCATGGGGCGGCGCGGATCTGCGGGCTGGACGTGACGCTCGTGCCGGTCGACCACCCGCCGCTCGTCTGTTACGGGCTGGCGATCGAGGACCCCGTGACGGGCGCGAAACTCTCGCTCTCCGGCGACACGAGCTACGACGTGCCGCCCGCCTCCCGCGAGGCGCTGGCCGAGCCCGACCTCCTGCTCGCGGACGGCATCGTCCCCGCGAGCCTCTGCGAGCGCCACCCGCTCGGGGGGACGGACCGCGGCCCGGACGGCGTCCCGCGGACGTTCGGCACCAAGCACATGACCCGCGAAGGGGCGCTCGCGCTCGCCGACGACCTGGACGCGGGGGAGGTCAGGGTCGTCCACGCCGCGCACTTCTACCCGCCGGCGGAGGCGTTCGAGGACCCGCTGGCGGTGGACGGCGAGGTGTACGAGCTGTAG
- a CDS encoding ArsR family transcriptional regulator → MRPTTGGAVTDQGAGAGTDGTGTDGEFDAWRALQKATDEKRAGILADVVGHPHGLPSVEELDYMNPPLSDDAVRRHLKALEEVGVVRERTLGVGDRLRNYPYKFYELTEEARELFDRNGLFPEEAWRRQYRSVEKTARIRELESMPRPSD, encoded by the coding sequence ATGAGGCCGACGACGGGCGGGGCCGTCACGGACCAGGGCGCCGGGGCCGGCACCGACGGGACCGGCACGGACGGGGAGTTCGACGCGTGGCGGGCGCTCCAGAAGGCGACCGACGAGAAACGGGCCGGCATCCTGGCGGACGTCGTCGGTCACCCGCACGGGCTTCCCAGCGTCGAGGAACTGGACTACATGAACCCGCCGCTCAGCGACGACGCCGTTCGCAGGCACCTCAAGGCGCTCGAGGAGGTGGGCGTCGTCCGCGAGCGCACGCTCGGGGTCGGCGACCGGCTCCGGAACTACCCGTACAAGTTCTACGAACTCACCGAGGAGGCCCGTGAGCTGTTCGACCGCAACGGGCTGTTCCCGGAGGAGGCGTGGCGGCGCCAGTACCGGTCCGTCGAGAAGACGGCCCGGATTCGGGAGCTCGAGTCGATGCCCCGTCCCTCCGACTGA